A portion of the Punica granatum isolate Tunisia-2019 chromosome 7, ASM765513v2, whole genome shotgun sequence genome contains these proteins:
- the LOC116213982 gene encoding uncharacterized protein LOC116213982 isoform X1 — protein MATKDRGRPLPKFGEWDVNNPASAEGFTVIFNKARDEKKTSRTAANTVSPRRTNPAYKSAYNNKKEKIQYPPNPKSKVSLVFISSPLQYLKPHQLFRVCLFSK, from the exons ATGGCGACG AAGGACAGAGGTCGGCCGCTGCCCAAGTTCGGGGAGTGGGACGTGAACAACCCTGCCTCCGCTGAGGGGTTCACTGTCATCTTTAACAAGGCTCGGGACGAAAAGAAGACCAGCAGGACCGCAGCAAACACAGTCTCCCCTCGAAGAACCAATCCCGCATACAAGTCCGCATACAACaacaagaaggagaagattcAGTATCCTCCTAATCCTAAATCTAAGGTATCATTAGTCTTCATCTCTTCCCCCCTGCAATACCTAAAACCACACCAACTGTtcagggtgtgtttgttttccaaataa
- the LOC116213982 gene encoding protein NOI4 isoform X2, producing the protein MATKDRGRPLPKFGEWDVNNPASAEGFTVIFNKARDEKKTSRTAANTVSPRRTNPAYKSAYNNKKEKIQYPPNPKSKRRWFCCG; encoded by the exons ATGGCGACG AAGGACAGAGGTCGGCCGCTGCCCAAGTTCGGGGAGTGGGACGTGAACAACCCTGCCTCCGCTGAGGGGTTCACTGTCATCTTTAACAAGGCTCGGGACGAAAAGAAGACCAGCAGGACCGCAGCAAACACAGTCTCCCCTCGAAGAACCAATCCCGCATACAAGTCCGCATACAACaacaagaaggagaagattcAGTATCCTCCTAATCCTAAATCTAAG AGGAGGTGGTTTTGCTGTGGATGA
- the LOC116213981 gene encoding zinc finger CCCH domain-containing protein 67-like isoform X1, which produces MESKNFFKWFFSPNSASSAAPSEGSSSSSPTPAAAAAAAMPSPDGKSNPAPPDSDNAPPDPHPQAGDQLSAKVQELDLKEPEPEPAGQEPQGGVPASRERYEGRAEEVKHDRDEHTEEEKRNEDGNESDKDGDDQKEEEEEEEERGFGRKNKFPVRPDAEDCAFYMKTGTCKFGSNCKFNHPIRRKPQVVAKERVKDREESKDKTGQVECKYYLTPGGCKYGKACRFSHSKANPVAPAPAVELNFLGLPIRPGEKECPFYMRTGTCKFAANCKFNHPDPTSGGDPPMEFSNGGSTPLQNASQFPVWSPSGTLNNECTPYVPMMYSPTQVVSSPNAEWNFQFPLNPQGQSMHPAPAYIMNSPTTTESHIYTNHQQQMAVEEFPERPGQPECSYFLKTGDCKFKSNCKYHHPKDRVQKSPQVALSDKGLPLRPDQNICSYYSRYGICKFGPACKFDHSMQLAPSGLEKQPSMKNCPGEDDPRMGRPRTAGEPTAI; this is translated from the exons ATGGAATCGAAGAATTTCTTCAAATGGTTCTTCAGCCCCAACTCCGCCTCCTCAGCTGCTCCCTCTGAgggctcctcctcctcctcccccacccccgccgccgccgccgcagCCGCAATGCCCTCTCCTGACGGCAAATCAAACCCCGCCCCTCCCGATTCCGATAATGCACCGCCGGATCCCCACCCACAGGCGGGGGACCAGCTCTCCGCCAAGGTCCAGGAGCTCGATTTGAAGGAgccggaaccggaaccggccGGTCAGGAGCCCCAAGGAGGTGTCCCCGCCTCCCGGGAAAGGTACGAAGGGAGAGCAGAGGAGGTGAAGCATGATCGCGATGAGCACACcgaggaggagaagaggaatGAGGATGGTAACGAGAGCGACAAAGATGGCGATGAccagaaggaggaggaggaggaggaggaggaacgAGGGTTCGGGAGGAAGAACAAGTTCCCGGTGAGGCCTGACGCTGAGGACTGTGCCTTCTACATGAAGACGGGGACTTGCAAGTTTGGATCTAACTGCAAGTTCAATCATCCCATTCGAAGGAAACCCCAGGTA GTGGCAAAGGAGAGGGTAAAGGATAGAGAAGAATCTAAAGACAAAACAGGACAGGTGGAGTGCAAG TATTATTTGACACCGGGGGGTTGCAAGTATGGAAAAGCTTGCAGATTCAGCCACAGCAAAGCAAATCCTGTGGCACCAGCTCCAGCTGTTGAGCTTAACTTTCTTGGACTGCCAATCCGCCCG GGAGAAAAAGAGTGCCCTTTTTACATGCGTACTGGAACCTGCAAATTTGCTGCTAACTGCAAGTTTAATCATCCTGATCCTACATCAGGAGGTGACCCTCCTATGGAATTTAGCAACGGTGGATCTACTCCACTGCAAAATGCATCACAGTTCCCTGTTTGGTCTCCTTCAGGGACATTAAATAATGAGTGCACTCCATATGTGCCAATGATGTATTCTCCTACCCAAGTGGTTTCATCTCCAAATGCAGAATGGAATTTTCAG TTTCCTCTAAATCCACAGGGACAAAGTATGCATCCAGCTCCAGCATATATCATGAACAGCCCCACAACAACTGAAAGCCACATATATACAAATCATCAGCAACAGATGGCCGTTGAGGAATTTCCAGAGCGGCCAGGCCAACCAGAATGCAGTTATTTCTTAAAAACTGGGGATTGCAAGTTCAAGTCTAACTGCAAATATCACCACCCGAAGGATCGGGTCCAGAAATCACCTCAGGTAGCACTCAGTGACAAGGGCCTACCTCTGAGACCG GACCAGAATATATGCTCATACTACAGCCGCTATGGCATTTGTAAGTTCGGCCCTGCCTGCAAGTTTGACCACTCGATGCAGTTGGCTCCATCTGGGCTTGAGAAGCAGCCCTCAATGAAGAACTGCCCTGGAGAAGATGATCCCAGGATGGGAAGGCCAAGGACTGCAGGTGAGCCCACAGCAATTTAA
- the LOC116213981 gene encoding zinc finger CCCH domain-containing protein 67-like isoform X2, with product MESKNFFKWFFSPNSASSAAPSEGSSSSSPTPAAAAAAAMPSPDGKSNPAPPDSDNAPPDPHPQAGDQLSAKVQELDLKEPEPEPAGQEPQGGVPASRERYEGRAEEVKHDRDEHTEEEKRNEDGNESDKDGDDQKEEEEEEEERGFGRKNKFPVRPDAEDCAFYMKTGTCKFGSNCKFNHPIRRKPQVAKERVKDREESKDKTGQVECKYYLTPGGCKYGKACRFSHSKANPVAPAPAVELNFLGLPIRPGEKECPFYMRTGTCKFAANCKFNHPDPTSGGDPPMEFSNGGSTPLQNASQFPVWSPSGTLNNECTPYVPMMYSPTQVVSSPNAEWNFQFPLNPQGQSMHPAPAYIMNSPTTTESHIYTNHQQQMAVEEFPERPGQPECSYFLKTGDCKFKSNCKYHHPKDRVQKSPQVALSDKGLPLRPDQNICSYYSRYGICKFGPACKFDHSMQLAPSGLEKQPSMKNCPGEDDPRMGRPRTAGEPTAI from the exons ATGGAATCGAAGAATTTCTTCAAATGGTTCTTCAGCCCCAACTCCGCCTCCTCAGCTGCTCCCTCTGAgggctcctcctcctcctcccccacccccgccgccgccgccgcagCCGCAATGCCCTCTCCTGACGGCAAATCAAACCCCGCCCCTCCCGATTCCGATAATGCACCGCCGGATCCCCACCCACAGGCGGGGGACCAGCTCTCCGCCAAGGTCCAGGAGCTCGATTTGAAGGAgccggaaccggaaccggccGGTCAGGAGCCCCAAGGAGGTGTCCCCGCCTCCCGGGAAAGGTACGAAGGGAGAGCAGAGGAGGTGAAGCATGATCGCGATGAGCACACcgaggaggagaagaggaatGAGGATGGTAACGAGAGCGACAAAGATGGCGATGAccagaaggaggaggaggaggaggaggaggaacgAGGGTTCGGGAGGAAGAACAAGTTCCCGGTGAGGCCTGACGCTGAGGACTGTGCCTTCTACATGAAGACGGGGACTTGCAAGTTTGGATCTAACTGCAAGTTCAATCATCCCATTCGAAGGAAACCCCAG GTGGCAAAGGAGAGGGTAAAGGATAGAGAAGAATCTAAAGACAAAACAGGACAGGTGGAGTGCAAG TATTATTTGACACCGGGGGGTTGCAAGTATGGAAAAGCTTGCAGATTCAGCCACAGCAAAGCAAATCCTGTGGCACCAGCTCCAGCTGTTGAGCTTAACTTTCTTGGACTGCCAATCCGCCCG GGAGAAAAAGAGTGCCCTTTTTACATGCGTACTGGAACCTGCAAATTTGCTGCTAACTGCAAGTTTAATCATCCTGATCCTACATCAGGAGGTGACCCTCCTATGGAATTTAGCAACGGTGGATCTACTCCACTGCAAAATGCATCACAGTTCCCTGTTTGGTCTCCTTCAGGGACATTAAATAATGAGTGCACTCCATATGTGCCAATGATGTATTCTCCTACCCAAGTGGTTTCATCTCCAAATGCAGAATGGAATTTTCAG TTTCCTCTAAATCCACAGGGACAAAGTATGCATCCAGCTCCAGCATATATCATGAACAGCCCCACAACAACTGAAAGCCACATATATACAAATCATCAGCAACAGATGGCCGTTGAGGAATTTCCAGAGCGGCCAGGCCAACCAGAATGCAGTTATTTCTTAAAAACTGGGGATTGCAAGTTCAAGTCTAACTGCAAATATCACCACCCGAAGGATCGGGTCCAGAAATCACCTCAGGTAGCACTCAGTGACAAGGGCCTACCTCTGAGACCG GACCAGAATATATGCTCATACTACAGCCGCTATGGCATTTGTAAGTTCGGCCCTGCCTGCAAGTTTGACCACTCGATGCAGTTGGCTCCATCTGGGCTTGAGAAGCAGCCCTCAATGAAGAACTGCCCTGGAGAAGATGATCCCAGGATGGGAAGGCCAAGGACTGCAGGTGAGCCCACAGCAATTTAA
- the LOC116213981 gene encoding zinc finger CCCH domain-containing protein 43-like isoform X3, with amino-acid sequence MRTGTCKFAANCKFNHPDPTSGGDPPMEFSNGGSTPLQNASQFPVWSPSGTLNNECTPYVPMMYSPTQVVSSPNAEWNFQFPLNPQGQSMHPAPAYIMNSPTTTESHIYTNHQQQMAVEEFPERPGQPECSYFLKTGDCKFKSNCKYHHPKDRVQKSPQVALSDKGLPLRPDQNICSYYSRYGICKFGPACKFDHSMQLAPSGLEKQPSMKNCPGEDDPRMGRPRTAGEPTAI; translated from the exons ATGCGTACTGGAACCTGCAAATTTGCTGCTAACTGCAAGTTTAATCATCCTGATCCTACATCAGGAGGTGACCCTCCTATGGAATTTAGCAACGGTGGATCTACTCCACTGCAAAATGCATCACAGTTCCCTGTTTGGTCTCCTTCAGGGACATTAAATAATGAGTGCACTCCATATGTGCCAATGATGTATTCTCCTACCCAAGTGGTTTCATCTCCAAATGCAGAATGGAATTTTCAG TTTCCTCTAAATCCACAGGGACAAAGTATGCATCCAGCTCCAGCATATATCATGAACAGCCCCACAACAACTGAAAGCCACATATATACAAATCATCAGCAACAGATGGCCGTTGAGGAATTTCCAGAGCGGCCAGGCCAACCAGAATGCAGTTATTTCTTAAAAACTGGGGATTGCAAGTTCAAGTCTAACTGCAAATATCACCACCCGAAGGATCGGGTCCAGAAATCACCTCAGGTAGCACTCAGTGACAAGGGCCTACCTCTGAGACCG GACCAGAATATATGCTCATACTACAGCCGCTATGGCATTTGTAAGTTCGGCCCTGCCTGCAAGTTTGACCACTCGATGCAGTTGGCTCCATCTGGGCTTGAGAAGCAGCCCTCAATGAAGAACTGCCCTGGAGAAGATGATCCCAGGATGGGAAGGCCAAGGACTGCAGGTGAGCCCACAGCAATTTAA
- the LOC116215572 gene encoding DNA-(apurinic or apyrimidinic site) lyase, with the protein MKRFFKPVEKDSSSKKPNLSQDPEGVAAAAEATEEDKEKREPLKFVTWNANSFLLRAKNNWPEFTKFVSDLDPDVIAIQEVRMPAAGSKGAPKNPGELKDDTSSSREEKQILMRALSSLPFGNYRVWWSLGDSKYAGTALLVKKCCLPQRVSFSLDGKASKHEPDGRVILAEFETFRLLNTYSPNNGWKEEENSFQRRRKWDKRLLEFVVQSSDKPLIWCGDLNVSHEEIDVSHPEFFAAAKLNGYVPPNKEDCGQPGFTLAERKRFGTILKEGKLVDAYRYLHKDKDMDHGFSWSGNPVGKYRGKRMRIDYFIVSEKLVSRIISCEMHGKGIELEGFYGSDHCPVSLELSPADS; encoded by the exons atgaAGCGATTCTTCAAACCTGTGGAGAAGGACAGCTCCAGCAAGAAGCCCAACCTCTCTCAGGACCCCGAGGGCGTTGCTGCAGCTGCTGAGGCCACGGAGGAGGACAAGGAGAAGAGGGAGCCCTTGAAGTTCGTAACCTGGAACGCCAACAGCTTCCTCCTCCGGGCGAAGAACAACTGGCCCGAGTTCACCAAGTTCGTCTCCGACCTTGACCCTGATGTCATTGCCATACAG GAAGTAAGGATGCCAGCAGCTGGCTCAAAAGGCGCACCTAAAAACCCTGGAGAGTTGAAGGATGATACGAGCTCTTCCCGTGAGGAAAAACAG ATACTGATGCGTGCTCTTTCAAGTCTACCATTTGGAAATTATCGTGTCTGGTGGTCTCTTGGAGATTCAAAATATGCCGGTACTGCATTGCTTGTGAAGAAGTGTTGCCTTCCTCAAAGGGTCTCCTTTTCTCTCGATGGAAAAG CTTCAAAGCATGAGCCAGATGGTCGTGTTATTTTGGCTGAATTCGAGACATTTCGCTTATTGAACACATATTCGCCGAATAATGGTTGGAAGGAAGAGGAGAACTCTTTCCAGAGGAGAAGGAAGTGGGATAAAAGGTTATTAGAGTTTGTTGTACAATCTTCAGATAAGCCCTTGATCTGGTGTGGTGATCTAAATGTGAG CCATGAGGAAATTGACGTTAGCCACCCTGAATTTTTTGCTGCTGCAAAACTCAATGGGTATGTTCCTCCAAACAAAGAG GATTGTGGACAGCCTGGATTTACACTAGCTGAAAGGAAACGCTTTGGTACCATCCTGAAAGA AGGAAAGCTTGTAGACGCATACAGATATTTGCACAAGGACAAGGATATGGATCATGGCTTCTCATGGTCAGGAAACCCTGTAGGGAA GTATAGAGGAAAGAGGATGAGAATCGACTATTTCATCGTTTCAGAGAAGCTGGTAAGCAGGATCATCTCATGCGAGATGCATGGGAAGGGAATCGAATTGGAAG GCTTTTATGGAAGCGACCACTGCCCAGTGTCTCTCGAACTCTCACCAGCTGACAGTTAG
- the LOC116214083 gene encoding uncharacterized protein LOC116214083, whose amino-acid sequence MFVLITRHGNLSLSLYFSVHAGGGGGNMTMRVAIASKLPLLLKPFILSLFLSLFVLLFLASQTPLHRLTASKSRSSSSGDLRIRRGYSSYDAYIQHQLNKTLNPKLQHLWTTRDWDRKVRVFSDFFQSLKRRGLLSNSSKALSIGARVGQEVAALRQIGVSDSIGIDLVPRPPLVVKGDFHAQPFGDETFDFEFSNVFDHALYPSKFVGEIERTLRPGGVCVLHVSLTKGTDKYSANDLYSVGPLVEMFKRSDLVEKRKVDGFGLDTEVVFRKRKNNNKKKQRTIKTN is encoded by the coding sequence ATGTTCGTTCTTATCACTCGACAcggaaatctctctctctctctctatttctcTGTTCatgcaggaggaggaggaggaaataTGACTATGAGAGTCGCCATTGCTTCCAAGCTCCCACTCCTCCTCAAGCCCTTCATCCTCTCCCTCTTCCTTTCCCTCTTcgtcctcctcttcctcgcCTCCCAGACTCCCCTCCACCGCCTTACAGCATCCAAATCCAgatcctcctcctccggcGACCTCCGCATCCGCCGCGGCTACTCCTCCTACGACGCCTACATCCAGCACCAGCTCAACAAGACCCTCAACCCAAAGCTCCAGCACCTCTGGACCACCCGCGATTGGGACCGCAAGGTCCGCGTCTTCTCCGACTTCTTCCAGAGCCTCAAGCGCCGGGGCCTCCTCTCCAATTCCTCCAAGGCCCTCTCCATCGGGGCCAGGGTCGGCCAGGAGGTCGCCGCCCTCCGCCAGATCGGCGTCAGCGACTCCATCGGGATCGATCTGGTGCCCCGCCCCCCGCTCGTGGTGAAGGGTGACTTCCACGCGCAGCCCTTCGGGGACGAGACGTTCGATTTCGAGTTCTCGAACGTGTTCGACCACGCGCTGTACCCGTCGAAGTTCGTAGGGGAGATCGAGCGGACGCTGAGGCCAGGCGGGGTGTGCGTGCTCCACGTCTCCCTCACCAAGGGGACGGACAAGTACTCGGCCAACGATCTGTACAGCGTGGGGCCCCTCGTGGAGATGTTCAAGCGCTCCGACCTCGTCGAGAAGAGGAAGGTCGACGGCTTCGGCCTCGACACGGAGGTCGTCTtcaggaagaggaagaacaaCAACAAGAAGAAGCAGAGGACGATCAAGACAAATTAA